In the genome of Succinivibrio dextrinosolvens, the window ATTGCTGATGCTCCAAAGTCAGAGTCAGCAGCTCCTGCAGCTCCTATGGGCGGCATGGGCGGTATGCCAGGAATGATGTAATCAGTTCCGTATACTAGAAAAGCCAGCTAATTATGCTGGCTTTTTTTTCTCTCTTTTTCCTATGTCTTTTGTGGATTATTGCGATTCTGTGATCTCTTTAAAATAAACTGATATATATATTTTCACTACTTTATAAAATAAACTATACTCCTTACTGTATAAAAAAATGGAGTAATTATGGAAAACTTAAAATATCAGGAATACCTACAGTTACTAGGAAAAAATCTTGGACTGGATTTATCTTTTGATGAGAATAATGTCTGCGAAATTCTTGTAAATAGCAATGACGTAGTAGATATTGTGGCTAATCCTGACGATCATAATCTGATCCTGTCATCCGTAATTGCTCCAGATCTGCCTGATCCGGTAAGTTACTCAGTAATCATTGATATTCTGGATCTGGCTTTAGGTCCTGTTCTGACACGCGGCGGTAACTGCCCTGTAGTTGGACGTGATCCAGAAAATGGAATGCTGGTTCTTTATCAGGTATGTACAGAGGCCTTTATTGATAATGGCTTCCTTCCTGATATTTTTATGGATTTTTTCAAATTCAAGTTATCCATTAGCCAGCATTTAGAAAAAAATGCTGCAAAAGAATCTTCTGATAAACCTGCATGGATTGTAACTGCCTAAACCATAGGAGCGAGCTATGTCAGATATTTTAAATATCAAAAATAATGATATTAACTCTATTTCTGCAATGGATGTCATCAGCAACATGCAGAAAACTGACGGAACACTGAAAACCAGTACCACGGTTGAGGTGAATGGCCACAGATATGAGTTTTCTGTACGTCGGGATGAAACCAACGGAAAGCTCTACGGTACAACCAATGCTCTGGATGATAAGGGATTTTTTGCGGCGCTGAAAAGATTTTTCTGTGGAGTTAACGCTGAGGAGCGGGCTCAAAGAATGAATGTTGCCAATGCAATAACCCAGAAAATAGCTTCAATTATCAGTGACAACAAGTATGCTCAGCTTACCAACAATCTGCTGCAGTTCAGAGCGATTGTTAACCGAAATCTTACTGCTAACAATAAAAACATTGAGATTGCGGATTATGGTCTATCCCCAAACCGTAATCTTGTCAAAAATAATAATCTTCTGGATAAGATTAGAAATGAATATGCAGATAAAGGTGTAACAATTTCCTTTAATCAGATTGATTCATATAATTCTGCCAGCAAAATAAAACCAGCTACGCTGTGTATACATCCAAAACCAGATGCAGCAGGCATGGAAGGTAACTACGAAGATACAATGAATGCCATCATGAACAGTTCTATTATTGAAGATTATGATAAATATCAGGGCATTCCTAAGGAAAAGACTGAAGATTGGGTTAAATTTCTCCAGCGTCCAGAGAATATGAAGAAAATCAATATTCCTGCAAAACTTAATGAATATCTGCATCAGCCTGCTGATTCGGTTGTTGAAAAGCAGTCTGGATGGAAGGCTGAATTTAAGGCTGATCCTGATAAGGCTCTGAAAAACTTTATTATTAAAAATCTTTCCTATGATTTCAAGGATATAACACCAGAAGAGCTTTCTGTTCTGGTAAAGGATGTAAAACGTTACCTTGATATCATGAACATTCCTGATAGGACAGAACGTGACAGAAAACTAGAAGAGTTCTTTGATGTAAACAATGGCTGGAGAAATAAAAAAGAACAGGAAAAATATGAACAGGAAGTCAAAACTCTTAAGGAAGAATATCCTGATAGTACTGAAGAGGAAATAATCTCGTTTGCGCTCTCATCTAACCATGTAGGAACAACCAGAAGATTCTTAATGCTGAATAACGTGTTTGTATACGCAACATTCAGACAGACCAGTAAACTTGGACTTGAATTTTTCCAGGAGCAGAATAAGCCTGTCATGTTCCAGTTCGCCGATTACTACGGAAACAGTCTTGAAGGAAGATTTGGTGACATTAAAAATGAGATTAAGGATCGCAAGGACGAGAATGGCAATATTACTATTAATCAGGGAAAGCTTGGCTCAGCTATCACTCATTCAGAAATGCGTCATGCAGCTCGTATGCAGAAACGTTTAGATGCCCAGTTCGATTTAAATCTGGTTTATGGCGGCAATAAGATTGTAAAATAAGAACCTTATTGAATTGGGCTGATTCAGTAGGTCCTTTTTAGTGCTGGCAGGTAAATATTTTTATGATTTTTGAATAGATTCTAATAATTCAAGAGAGATTCTACTGTTCTATATCTTCAGATGACTCTAGCGCTTTATGTGCTTCATCATACAGAGCCTGAATATCCTCTGGAAGATTATCCGGAATCATTTGCTGAATTTTCGCCTCAGAACCATCTTTTAATGCCTGTTCGTAGTACCAGCATTTAAATTTAATCATGCACAGTGTTCTGTTGAGCTTTTCCATTTCCGCTTCAATGTTCTCTTTCTGCTTTTCAAACATATCTTTACGTTTCTGGTAGGTGGAAGGTCCTTCCTCACACCATTTCATGAACTGACGGATATCTTTGATTTCGAGACCTGATTTTTTTAAACACTCTATAACTCTTAATGCTTCAACCTGTCTGTCATTGAATTTACGAATGCCAGATGTTCTCTGGAGATCTAAGAACAGACCTTCCTTGTCGTAATATCTTAAGGTAGATACCGGAAGATCAAACATCTTTGAAAGCTGGCCGATTGTGTACATCTCTTACCTCAGTAAAACTTTTGTTATCATTGTGATTAATTATAAATCCTAAAGTTAACTTTAGGTTTAAATTAATTTGTTGCATTATTAACATGTTATAAAAAAACTTACAGTTTAGCCTTGACCTAAAGTTAACTTTAGGTTTTATAGTTTACTCAGACTTACTTAATGGAGAACAAACAAATGAAAACTCTTTTAAAATCTGTTTTATTAGGTTCCGCTCTTTCATCTGCTGTTTTCGCTGTTTCTGCCGCAGACGTTAAGAATAATACAAACGAAATTCAGTTAACTCAGAAGTGGGATAAGACCTTTAAGTTAAGTGATAAGGTTAATCATTCAAAGGTAACATTCAAAACCAGATTCGGTACAACTATTGCTGCAGATATGTACGTACCAAAGTCAGCAACAGGTAAGCTTGCAGCCATTGCTGTAAGTGGTCCGTTTGGTGCTGTAAAAGAGCAGGCATCAGGACTATATGCTCAGACTATGGCGGAAAGAGGCTATCTGACCATCGCTTTTGATCCTTCCTTTACCGGTGAAAGTTCTGGTACCCCAAGATATATGGCATCTCCTGATATCAACACTGAGGATTTTCAGGCTGCAGTAGATTTTCTCTCTAATCTGGATAATGTAGATAAGGAAAGAATTGGTATTATCGGTATCTGTGGCTGGGGCGGTATTGCACTAAAAACAGCTGCTGTAGATACCCGCATCAAGGCTACTGTTGCTTCAACAATGTACGATATGAGTCGTGTGATTAGAAATGGCTACAACGACAGTGAAGATTCTAAACAGCAAAGACATGAAAAGCTCTCTGCAATGAATGATCAGAGAACCAGAGATTTTGCTGCAGGCTCCTACGATAGAGACGGAGGTCTTCCTGATACTCTTCCTGAAGGTGCTCCTCAGTTCGTTGTTGATTATTACAATTACTACAAAAAAACTCGTGGCTATCATGAGCGCTCGGTAAACTCCAACGGAGGCTGGGCTAAGGTATCAGCATTATCCTTCATGAATACTCATCTTTTATCAACAATTGATGAGATTGAATCTCCTGTGATGCTTGTTCATGGAGAGAAGGCCCATTCAAGATATTTCAGTGAGACTGCATTCAAGTCTTTAAAGGGGGATAACAAATCACTGGTGATTGTCCCAGGTGCAAGTCATACTGATTTATACGATCAGACTGATATTATTCCATTTAACAAGATTGATGATTTCTTTAGCAAGTATTTAGCAAAATAAGAGAGGAAAACAGACATGCAGATTTCTTTTTATAATCCAACCAGACTTGTATTTGGCAAAGGCAAACTAAAAGAGCTTGGCAGTTATGCAAAAGAGTATGGTAAGAAGGCTTTAATTGTCTACGGAGGCGGTTCAATCAAAAAGAACGGTGTATTTGATAGTGCAGTAGCTTCACTTAAAGATGCTGGTATTGATTTTGTTGAGTGTGGTGGAATTGAGCCAAATCCAAAGATTGATTCTGTAAGACGTGGTATTGATCTTATCCGTAAAAACGGCTGTGATCTGATTATTGCAATTGGTGGCGGAAGTGCCATGGACTGTTCAAAGGCAATTGGTGCTGGTGCTTTGTATGATGGTGATCCCTGGGATATGATTTTCCATGGTCAGGAAAATGTATATATTCCAACCAGATGTATGCCAATTATTACTGTTCCTACACTTGCAGCAACCGGATCAGAGATGAATCCAGGAGCTGTAATTTCAAATTCAGAAACTCATGAGAAATCTTTCGTGCAGACAGATGCTCTTTTCCCTAAGGTTGCTGTTGTTGATCCTACTCTTACTCTGACTGTACCAAAGAATCAGACCGGATATGGCGTCTGTGACATTATTGTCCACCTGACTGAGTCATATTTTAATGGAGTGGATGGTACCCCTATTCAGGATGAATTTGCACTTGCTACCATTAAGAACTGTATGCAGTATGGGATAAAAGCTTATAATAATGGCTCTGATCTTGAAGCTCGTGAACAGGTGCAGTGGTCATCTATTCTGGCCCTGAACGGCTTTGTTAACTGCGGCACCAACGGTGCTTTCCCTGTGCATATGATTGAGCATACTGTATCAGGTATCTATGATATTACCCATGCGGCAGGTCTTGCTATCATCAATCCATCATGGATGAGATTTACGATTACTCATGGCGGAAATGTAGACAAGTTTGCCCGTTTTGCCTCCTATCTCTTTGGTATTCAGAATGATGGAGACAAGGTTAAGACTGCACTTGCAGGTGTTGATAAATATGAAGAATTCCTAAAGGAGATTGGCTGCCCTGTAAGATTCTCAGAACTTAATATTGATGAGTCAAATTATGAGAAGATTGCGGATATAACCCTGAAGGTAATTCATGATGAAAATGGCAAGCTTCCAGCAAGACCGGCCTTATCCAAGGAAGATATCCTCACAATTCTAAAGAATGCCTCATAAGCATTCTCTGTTAGATATGCTCACTGGTTTTGTAATTTCGAAACCGGTGAGTTTTTTTTCTTAATTCATTATCTGTTCCATGTTGCTCTGCCTGTATAATGAAAAAAAACATAAAAAGGACATATTTAAATGCAGTGTAGATTAGCAACTCAGAATGACCTTAATACTATCATGAATCTATATAGTATTGCCCGTGATTTTATGATAAAGAACGGTAATCCTCATCAATGGGCAGATAATAACTGGCCGCCTGTAGAACTTCTTAAAAGTGATATTGAAAAGTCACAGTGCTATGTCTGTGAGCATAATGGGAATATAGTCGGAGTCTTTGTATACATATTCGGTAAAGACTGTGATCCTACCTATCTTAGGATTACTGATGGCAATTGGATTGATGATTCTGCTTACGGTGTAGTGCACAGACTTGCTACGGATGGTGTAACAAAGGGAGTAGGTTCTTTCTGTTTAAACTGGTGTTATGAAAAGGCAGGGCATTTAAGACTGGATACTCATGGTGATAACAAACCGATGCAGGCTCTGGCTAGAAAGCTTGGTTTTGTTCACTGCGGAACCATTTATGTTGAGCATGATAATTATCCACGTCTTGCCTATGAAAAATCAGCACTGACAAAAAAATTAAATAAATAAGGCAGTTTTATGCAAAACTGCCTTGTCACGATAGAAAGCTTTACAATGTTAGTAAAGTTTTTCTAAAACCTCATCATCAATCTTGAAGCAATGCTCTTCTGAAGGAAAAGCAGAGGTTTTAACCTCAGAGTCATATTTGTTGAATGCCTCAAGAATCTGGTCTCCAACATTTCCAAAGTGCTTTACGAATTTTGGAGAGAAGTCCTTATACATTCCAAGCATATCCTGATATACCAGAATCTGACCGTCACAGTCTGGACCTGCTCCAATTCCTATGGTTGGAATTGAAAGTTTTTCAGTAACGATCTTTGCAAGCTTGGCTGGAACGCACTCAAGTACAACAGAGAATGCACCTGCTTCCTGTACAGCCAGCGCATCTTCAATCAGCATTTTTGCTGCAAGCTCTGTTTTACCCTGAACCTTGTTACCGCCAAAGGCATTAACTGACTGAGGAGTCATTCCAATGTGTGCCATTACAGGAATACCGGCGTTTGTAATTGCTCTGATGTGCTCTGCAACTTTTTTACCACCCTCAAGCTTTACTGCATTTCCACGTCCTTCCTTAAGTAGTCTGCCGGCATTGGTAATAGCCTGTTCTACCGAAACCTGATATGACATGAAAGGCATATCGATAACCACCAGCTTGTCTTTACAACCTCTTGCCACAGCGTGACCAAAGGTGATCATATCTTCCATGGTTACGGATAGGGTGTCTTCATAGCCAAGCATTACGTTTCCGAGAGAATCACCGACTAAAACCGCATCCACGTTTGAGGAGTTTACAATCTTTGCGGTGGTGTAGTCATAGCAGGTCAGCATTGAAATTCTTTGTTTCTCTGCCTTGCGTTTGGCGAATGTTGAAACAGTAATCTTCATATATTGTCCTTTGTTATTCGTTAACGAATTTTTCTAATTTACTAAAATCTCTGTCGGGATTTTTTATTTTTGCAATCTTCAAAAGCTTGCGAGATAAAAGAGTGTATAAAAGTCTGTCACTATAGGAATCGAGAGAGAGCATGTGCCTGTTAAGAGTATTTACATCTCCTCTCTGGATTGGTCCGGTAAGAGCCTGAACAGGTCCTTTTTCAAGAATGTGTTCGACATTACCAAGAATAAGAGGGGAGAGGGCTTTTAGTGATTCTTCTCTGGAAAAACCGCATTGTCCCAGAATTTCGACACCTTCGTTAACCAGAGCTACAACCTGGTTGCTGACTACAGAAGCTGCAAGATGATATTTAACCTTGATATCTGAGTTTATGATTCTGACTTTCAGTCCGATGTCTGTTAAAAATTTCTTTATGTTCTCTGTTGTTTTTAAATTTCCTTCCATAAAGAAATAGACTTTATCAAAATCTCTGTATCCATCTACAGAGTCAACAGCGCACAGTGGATGTAGACTTATCTTGTGTAATCCAATTGTTTCATCGTCTTCACCGAAAACCTCTTTTGCGGTAAGTGATCCTGAGCAGTGACAGACGGTAGTGTCCTTTAGAAATTTATTGGAAATTCTTTTATAAACAGATGATATTTCATCATCAGGTACTGTAAGAAACAGCAGATCGCTCTGTGCCGCCAGCTCATTTATATCGGCGTATGCCTTTGATGAGACCCTTTTTGCTATCTGAGCTGCATGCTCTGTTGTTTTTGAATAGAAGCCTGAGATATCACAGTGATGGAAGTGAAAATAAAGAGCAAGAGAGCATCCAACTTTTCCTGCTCCAATAAAACCT includes:
- a CDS encoding MerR family transcriptional regulator codes for the protein MYTIGQLSKMFDLPVSTLRYYDKEGLFLDLQRTSGIRKFNDRQVEALRVIECLKKSGLEIKDIRQFMKWCEEGPSTYQKRKDMFEKQKENIEAEMEKLNRTLCMIKFKCWYYEQALKDGSEAKIQQMIPDNLPEDIQALYDEAHKALESSEDIEQ
- a CDS encoding Rossmann-like and DUF2520 domain-containing protein, with the protein product MRIGFIGAGKVGCSLALYFHFHHCDISGFYSKTTEHAAQIAKRVSSKAYADINELAAQSDLLFLTVPDDEISSVYKRISNKFLKDTTVCHCSGSLTAKEVFGEDDETIGLHKISLHPLCAVDSVDGYRDFDKVYFFMEGNLKTTENIKKFLTDIGLKVRIINSDIKVKYHLAASVVSNQVVALVNEGVEILGQCGFSREESLKALSPLILGNVEHILEKGPVQALTGPIQRGDVNTLNRHMLSLDSYSDRLLYTLLSRKLLKIAKIKNPDRDFSKLEKFVNE
- a CDS encoding CesT family type III secretion system chaperone is translated as MENLKYQEYLQLLGKNLGLDLSFDENNVCEILVNSNDVVDIVANPDDHNLILSSVIAPDLPDPVSYSVIIDILDLALGPVLTRGGNCPVVGRDPENGMLVLYQVCTEAFIDNGFLPDIFMDFFKFKLSISQHLEKNAAKESSDKPAWIVTA
- the panB gene encoding 3-methyl-2-oxobutanoate hydroxymethyltransferase: MKITVSTFAKRKAEKQRISMLTCYDYTTAKIVNSSNVDAVLVGDSLGNVMLGYEDTLSVTMEDMITFGHAVARGCKDKLVVIDMPFMSYQVSVEQAITNAGRLLKEGRGNAVKLEGGKKVAEHIRAITNAGIPVMAHIGMTPQSVNAFGGNKVQGKTELAAKMLIEDALAVQEAGAFSVVLECVPAKLAKIVTEKLSIPTIGIGAGPDCDGQILVYQDMLGMYKDFSPKFVKHFGNVGDQILEAFNKYDSEVKTSAFPSEEHCFKIDDEVLEKLY
- a CDS encoding alpha/beta hydrolase — translated: MKTLLKSVLLGSALSSAVFAVSAADVKNNTNEIQLTQKWDKTFKLSDKVNHSKVTFKTRFGTTIAADMYVPKSATGKLAAIAVSGPFGAVKEQASGLYAQTMAERGYLTIAFDPSFTGESSGTPRYMASPDINTEDFQAAVDFLSNLDNVDKERIGIIGICGWGGIALKTAAVDTRIKATVASTMYDMSRVIRNGYNDSEDSKQQRHEKLSAMNDQRTRDFAAGSYDRDGGLPDTLPEGAPQFVVDYYNYYKKTRGYHERSVNSNGGWAKVSALSFMNTHLLSTIDEIESPVMLVHGEKAHSRYFSETAFKSLKGDNKSLVIVPGASHTDLYDQTDIIPFNKIDDFFSKYLAK
- a CDS encoding iron-containing alcohol dehydrogenase, which gives rise to MQISFYNPTRLVFGKGKLKELGSYAKEYGKKALIVYGGGSIKKNGVFDSAVASLKDAGIDFVECGGIEPNPKIDSVRRGIDLIRKNGCDLIIAIGGGSAMDCSKAIGAGALYDGDPWDMIFHGQENVYIPTRCMPIITVPTLAATGSEMNPGAVISNSETHEKSFVQTDALFPKVAVVDPTLTLTVPKNQTGYGVCDIIVHLTESYFNGVDGTPIQDEFALATIKNCMQYGIKAYNNGSDLEAREQVQWSSILALNGFVNCGTNGAFPVHMIEHTVSGIYDITHAAGLAIINPSWMRFTITHGGNVDKFARFASYLFGIQNDGDKVKTALAGVDKYEEFLKEIGCPVRFSELNIDESNYEKIADITLKVIHDENGKLPARPALSKEDILTILKNAS
- a CDS encoding GNAT family N-acetyltransferase; protein product: MQCRLATQNDLNTIMNLYSIARDFMIKNGNPHQWADNNWPPVELLKSDIEKSQCYVCEHNGNIVGVFVYIFGKDCDPTYLRITDGNWIDDSAYGVVHRLATDGVTKGVGSFCLNWCYEKAGHLRLDTHGDNKPMQALARKLGFVHCGTIYVEHDNYPRLAYEKSALTKKLNK